From a single Sphaeramia orbicularis chromosome 4, fSphaOr1.1, whole genome shotgun sequence genomic region:
- the LOC115418150 gene encoding potassium voltage-gated channel subfamily V member 2-like: protein MASTNADTSRCLQTRRSSINCPSQGVKDGRTFPFPSEKTVKAWSSMDDLDQPRYRTHHPEAQDKTGDQRFLIVNIGGKVFHIPRRCALQYPNTRLGSLALCKDKTKLFQLCDDYSIRKNEFFFDRDPAFFHHICHFYTSGVLWVIREMCPINFEEEIDYWGLSLKDTQFCCWMVFEEKVGEVKDGLKVERELLAEIETKYDDERFKDMLFGNTRKTLWNMVEDPYSSIQAKAFTVFSNLCVLFSIVAIALNTVEELQSYKINGKTHMEWVEIFTIFFFTFEYLIRLSTTPDIKMFLNCGLNFVDLVAVMPYFVQIVCEALSNVEDLSAQEDLRTMARVSKVSHVLKVLKLLRIFRILKLARHSTGMKAFGFTLRQCYEQVSCIFLFIALGIFTFSALLHSAERETEGTPISSIPYAWWWAAVSISTVGYGDVVPVTVLGRIVAFGCISFGIILNGMPISFLFNKFSDYYAKLKAQEYNVTSVQRRFQLKKRLRRKMDFCFHPSGEEHNRDS from the exons ATGGCTTCAACCAACGCCGACACGAGCAGATGTTTGCAAACTCGCCGTTCTTCTATCAACTGTCCGTCGCAGGGTGTGAAGGACGGCAGAACTTTCCCTTTTCCCTCAGAGAAAACTGTCAAAGCGTGGAGCTCGATGGATGATCTGGACCAGCCCAGATACAGAACACATCACCCAGAAGCACAGGACAAAACCGGAGACCAGCGTTTTCTGATCGTTAACATCGGAGGGAAAGTGTTCCACATCCCCAGGCGCTGCGCTCTTCAGTATCCCAACACCCGGCTCGGATCGTTGGCCCTCTGCAAAGACAAAACGAAGCTATTCCAGCTGTGTGATGACTACTCCATACGCAAGAATGAGTTCTTCTTCGATCGGGATCCGGCCTTCTTCCACCACATCTGCCACTTCTACACCAGCGGAGTTCTGTGGGTCATCCGCGAAATGTGTCCCATCAACTTTGAGGAGGAGATCGACTACTGGGGCCTGAGCCTGAAGGACACTCAGTTCTGCTGCTGGATGGTGTTCGAGGAGAAGGTGGGCGAGGTCAAGGACGGCCTGAAGGTGGAGAGGGAGCTCCTGGCCGAGATCGAAACAAAGTACGACGACGAGCGTTTTAAGGACATGCTTTTCGGGAACACGAGGAAGACTCTGTGGAACATGGTGGAGGATCCCTACTCTTCGATCCAGGCCAAGGCTTTCACCGTCTTCTCAAACCTGTGTGTGCTTTTCTCTATCGTCGCAATAGCGCTCAATACCGTGGAGGAACTTCAGAGCTATAAAATCAACGGTAAAACGCATATGGAATGGGTGGAGATCTTCACCATCTTCTTCTTCACTTTCGAGTACCTGATCCGCCTTTCCACCACCCCTGATATCAAGATGTTTTTGAACTGCGGGCTGAACTTTGTGGACCTGGTGGCCGTCATGCCTTATTTTGTCCAGATCGTCTGCGAAGCCCTTTCAAACGTCGAGGACTTGAGCGCGCAGGAAGACCTGAGGACCATGGCTCGGGTCAGCAAGGTCAGCCACGTCCTCAAAGTCCTCAAGCTGCTGCGGATCTTTCGGATTCTGAAGCTGGCCCGGCACTCGACCGGCATGAAGGCGTTCGGGTTCACTCTGCGGCAGTGTTACGAACAGGTCTCCTGCATTTTCCTCTTCATCGCTTTGGGAATCTTCACCTTCTCCGCCCTGCTGCACTCGGCTGAGAGGGAGACAGAGGGAACCCCCATCAGCAGCATCCCATACGCCTGGTGGTGGGCGGCG GTCAGCATCTCCACCGTGGGTTATGGGGACGTGGTTCCTGTGACCGTCCTGGGTCGCATCGTGGCCTTTGGGTGCATCTCCTTCGGGATCATCCTCAACGGCATGCCCATCTCCTTCCTCTTCAACAAGTTCTCTGATTACTACGCCAAGTTGAAGGCCCAGGAGTACAACGTTACCTCTGTCCAGCGGCGCTTTCAGCTCAAGAAACGCCTCCGACGTAAAATGGACTTTTGTTTTCATCCCTCGGGTGAAGAACACAACAGAGACTCTTAA